GCGGCCGTGGGCGCCGAGCGCGAGGCGATCGTCGAGGACTACGCGCTCACCGAGTCGCAGCTGCCGCCGGAGCGCTCGCAGCGTATCGCCGCGTATCTGCGTTCGCAGCACCCCGAGGCTGTGCATGCGGTGGCGCTCGCCACGCAGTCGCCTGCGCCGGTGATGAGGGCGCTGCTCGAGCGGGTCGATCAGCGCTGGGGATCCGCCGCCGGTTATCTGCGAGCCAACGGGATGACCGATGCCGAGCTCTCCGCGCTCCGCGAGGCGCTCGTCGAGCCGCTTTCCCCCGAGGGTGCTGGGAAAGGTTAGGCAACCCTTCATGGGTGCTACGATGGGGGCATCATGAGTTCTTCTGTCGACACCAGGACCACGCGCGCTGCGCGTCGTGAAGCGCGGCGACGCGCGCATCACCTGGTGACCGCCGACGAGAACTCCCTCGCCGAACTGCAGGCCTTCCTCGCCACGCTTCCGCTGTGCGCTTCAGGCCGCATCTTCATCGAGGTGCCCGACTCGTCGTACATCGGCATCGTGGACGCTCCCGGGCGGATGACGGTCACGTGGCTCGCGCGCGCGGAGCGCTCGGGGGCACCGGGAACGGGCCGGGCGTGCGCACCCGGACAGGCGTTGGCGCGAGCCACCTGCGCGTGGGCGGACGAGATGCT
This Microbacterium sp. XT11 DNA region includes the following protein-coding sequences:
- a CDS encoding SIP domain-containing protein, with protein sequence MSSSVDTRTTRAARREARRRAHHLVTADENSLAELQAFLATLPLCASGRIFIEVPDSSYIGIVDAPGRMTVTWLARAERSGAPGTGRACAPGQALARATCAWADEMLCDDEVGTNVTLLGGFLGTADIIEHLTEALGVSSDRIHAPERFGLLSTDR